One window from the genome of Paenibacillus azoreducens encodes:
- the cysK gene encoding cysteine synthase A — protein sequence MAKVVNNVTELIGSTPLVRLNRLVPEDSAEIYLKLEYQNPGSSVKDRIAISIVEEAEKSGALKPGGTIVEATSGNTGIGLAMVAAAKGYKAVIVMPETMSLERRNLLRAYGAELVLTPGAEGMNGAVKKAEEIVNDNPGFFMAEQFKNPANVKIHRETTGPEIVEAIESIGGTLDAFVAGIGTGGTISGAGEVLKNNFPDIKIVAVEPAASPILSGGKPGPHKIQGLGANFIPEILNRDIYDEIIHVENDEAFETARRVAKEEGVLAGISSGAAVYAALKVAKELGKGKRVVAIIPSNGERYLSTPLYNFES from the coding sequence ATGGCTAAAGTCGTTAATAATGTTACTGAACTGATCGGAAGCACCCCGCTTGTTCGTTTGAACCGCCTGGTTCCGGAAGACAGCGCGGAAATCTATCTCAAATTGGAATACCAAAACCCGGGTTCCAGCGTAAAGGACCGGATCGCAATCAGCATTGTAGAGGAAGCGGAGAAGAGCGGAGCCTTGAAACCTGGGGGCACGATCGTTGAAGCGACAAGCGGCAACACGGGGATCGGCCTTGCCATGGTGGCAGCAGCCAAAGGATATAAAGCGGTTATCGTCATGCCGGAAACCATGAGCTTGGAGCGCCGCAACCTGCTTCGTGCTTATGGGGCCGAACTGGTGTTGACGCCGGGAGCGGAAGGAATGAACGGCGCGGTTAAAAAGGCTGAAGAAATCGTAAACGATAATCCTGGTTTTTTCATGGCCGAACAGTTTAAAAACCCGGCGAACGTTAAAATCCACCGCGAAACGACAGGTCCTGAAATCGTGGAAGCGATTGAATCCATCGGCGGTACTTTGGATGCATTCGTAGCCGGGATTGGTACGGGTGGAACGATCTCGGGTGCGGGTGAAGTGCTGAAAAATAACTTCCCGGATATCAAAATCGTAGCGGTAGAGCCCGCAGCATCGCCGATTTTGTCCGGTGGCAAACCAGGCCCTCACAAAATCCAGGGTCTCGGCGCCAATTTTATCCCTGAAATTCTGAACCGTGACATTTATGATGAAATTATCCATGTGGAAAACGATGAAGCCTTTGAAACGGCGCGCCGCGTCGCGAAGGAAGAAGGCGTTCTGGCTGGCATCTCCTCAGGCGCAGCGGTATATGCCGCATTGAAAGTAGCCAAAGAGCTTGGAAAGGGCAAACGCGTTGTTGCCATCATTCCAAGCAATGGGGAACGTTACCTGAGCACGCCGCTGTACAATTTTGAAAGCTAA
- a CDS encoding peptidyl-prolyl cis-trans isomerase — translation MMTRQVRTLWAAVIILAAGVLLMGSLIVIRGLQPAVNEHEPEEKQGGREAVATFNGQVVTEDEWVEEMKRTHGQKVLVQLLNQKAVEAEAKALRIRVAPEEIEDKIKADAAGYESEEAYYQAMFAQLGLTSEDIKTEAAYQLTLEKIAIVNIRISDEEVDRYIDQHKEELEPKKKYELAWIKLKTRKEANKTLDRLEQGVDFGKLAEELSLDEYTRMQGGKLGLIEEDDPFVPEELLAAAKGLEAGDIAGPIRLKDDGYAVIQVINIEKDRQPGRAEIRASVRKQLALNEAVPLTDLEAALREKYGAKLIEKTNL, via the coding sequence ATGATGACCAGACAGGTGAGAACGCTTTGGGCCGCAGTCATCATCTTGGCGGCGGGCGTATTGCTGATGGGGAGCCTGATCGTCATTCGCGGGTTACAACCTGCAGTAAACGAGCATGAGCCGGAAGAAAAGCAGGGGGGCCGCGAAGCGGTAGCCACCTTTAACGGACAGGTCGTAACCGAAGACGAATGGGTCGAGGAAATGAAACGGACGCACGGCCAAAAAGTGCTTGTGCAGCTGCTGAATCAGAAAGCGGTTGAAGCGGAGGCGAAAGCGCTCCGGATCCGGGTTGCGCCGGAGGAAATAGAGGACAAAATCAAGGCGGACGCCGCAGGATACGAGTCAGAGGAGGCCTATTATCAAGCGATGTTTGCGCAGTTGGGTCTCACCTCCGAGGATATCAAGACAGAGGCCGCGTATCAATTGACGCTTGAGAAGATCGCTATAGTTAATATCCGTATCAGCGACGAGGAAGTGGATCGTTATATCGATCAGCATAAGGAGGAGCTTGAGCCCAAAAAGAAATACGAGTTGGCTTGGATTAAGCTCAAAACCCGCAAGGAAGCCAATAAAACGCTTGACCGACTTGAGCAGGGAGTAGATTTCGGCAAACTGGCCGAAGAGCTGTCCCTTGACGAATACACCCGAATGCAGGGAGGTAAGCTTGGGCTGATCGAGGAAGACGATCCGTTTGTTCCGGAGGAGCTGTTGGCTGCGGCCAAAGGGCTGGAAGCAGGCGATATTGCCGGTCCGATTCGGCTTAAGGATGATGGTTATGCAGTCATACAGGTGATCAATATTGAGAAGGACAGGCAGCCGGGCCGCGCAGAAATTCGCGCCAGCGTGCGCAAGCAGCTTGCTCTTAATGAAGCTGTTCCACTAACCGATCTGGAGGCTGCTCTGAGGGAAAAGTATGGCGCAAAGCTGATCGAGAAAACAAACCTCTAA
- the hslO gene encoding Hsp33 family molecular chaperone HslO, whose translation MEQKQDCLIRGTAMSGRVRAFAVRTTGLVEELRQRHDTWPTATAALGRTLTAGAMMGAMLKGEEKLTIQVQGNGPIGQIVVDANAHGEVRGYVSEPHIHLPSNSQGKLDVAGAVGREGFLHVIKDLGLKEPYRGSVPIISGELGEDFTYYFAASEQTPSAVGLGVLVAPDNSVIVAGGFVVQLLPGLSDEEITVIEQAVGAMPPVTALMDQGLELEEMLRWLLPDVEILEQMEIGFKCQCSRERVEQTLVSLGKSELEQLIEEDGKAEVVCHFCNEAYSFNKDELQQILEIASQ comes from the coding sequence ATGGAACAAAAACAAGACTGCCTTATTCGAGGCACTGCAATGAGCGGACGCGTACGGGCCTTCGCAGTTAGAACAACCGGGCTCGTGGAGGAGCTGCGCCAAAGGCATGACACTTGGCCGACCGCAACCGCGGCTCTGGGGCGTACTTTGACCGCCGGCGCCATGATGGGTGCCATGCTCAAAGGAGAAGAGAAGCTGACCATTCAGGTTCAGGGCAACGGGCCGATCGGCCAAATCGTTGTTGACGCGAATGCACATGGAGAAGTAAGAGGTTATGTAAGCGAGCCCCATATCCATCTGCCGAGCAACAGCCAAGGCAAGCTTGATGTGGCCGGGGCGGTAGGACGAGAGGGTTTTTTGCATGTGATCAAGGATTTGGGTCTCAAAGAACCGTATCGCGGCAGCGTGCCGATCATCTCCGGTGAATTGGGTGAGGACTTTACTTATTATTTCGCCGCATCGGAACAAACGCCGTCCGCAGTCGGACTTGGGGTGCTCGTTGCTCCGGATAACTCCGTTATCGTAGCAGGCGGATTTGTCGTACAGCTTTTGCCGGGGCTTAGCGATGAGGAAATCACGGTAATCGAACAGGCTGTAGGCGCGATGCCGCCCGTAACGGCGCTTATGGATCAAGGGCTGGAGCTTGAGGAAATGCTGCGGTGGCTTTTGCCGGATGTGGAAATTCTTGAGCAAATGGAGATCGGATTTAAGTGCCAGTGCTCGCGTGAACGGGTGGAGCAAACTCTGGTGAGCCTTGGAAAAAGCGAACTTGAACAGCTCATTGAGGAAGATGGCAAAGCGGAAGTGGTATGTCATTTTTGTAATGAAGCCTACAGTTTTAATAAAGATGAGCTGCAGCAAATTTTAGAAATAGCAAGCCAATAA